In one window of Helianthus annuus cultivar XRQ/B chromosome 17, HanXRQr2.0-SUNRISE, whole genome shotgun sequence DNA:
- the LOC110922943 gene encoding seipin-2, producing MSPSITNNLKHIDTQFHEQSLFFDASDSFDSIINVNTSTQSNKTPESPSSSSSADVNHPQPVHSDHKIPKKLKNSDKLKRKLRSSRVHNSAVASVDEDDRINATDSSVSGSSFLFLLAGLVIKMMGFQLNLFFGSVTLPMWLIYYSYMFMIDPFRSINLVKCYILRKVSIILGMCSGFVKWVMQIWIRKHESTLRLCVRIGWGLLWSVYVGFVLCSLLVFAFVVSGVMLKCMIEEPVQITRQLSFDYTKDSPTAFVPVMSCPKSSFLESGELIWYGCGAGSRVIPLDHKVRGTVSLTLPESDYNRNLGIFQVRVDFLNGDGKCLFSTRQPCMLRYKSQPIRLLLTFLKLAPLITGYSSEAQTLNMKFSGYTEGTVPTSCLRVILEQRAEFTRGAGVPVIYAASLKLESEPPFLKRILWSWKWTIYIWVAVMIFVVELLFTVVCCCTPVIVPRLQPRRV from the exons ATGTCACCAAGCATCACCAACAACCTCAAACACATCGATACCCAATTTCACGAACAATCCCTCTTCTTCGATGCCTCAGACTCtttcgattccattatcaacGTTAACACTTCTACCCAATCCAACAAAACACCGGAATCtccgtcatcttcttcctccgctGACGTCAATCATCCGCAACCTGTTCATTCTGATCACAAAATTCCGAAGAAACTGAAGAACAGTGACAAATTAAAACGTAAATTAAGGTCCTCTAGGGTTCATAATTCTGCAGTTGCGTCTGTTGATGAAGATGACAGAATCAATGCAACAGATTCTTCAGTTTCTGGTTCGAGTTTTCTTTTTTTATTAGCTGGATTAGTGATCAAAATGATGGGGTTTCAGTTAAATTTGTTTTTTGGTTCTGTCACACTTCCAATGTGGCTAATTTATTATTCTTACATGTTCATGATTGATCCATTTAGGAGTATAAATCTTGTAAAATGTTACATTCTGAGGAAAGTTTCAATAATTTTGGGTATGTGTTCTGGTTTTGTCAAATGGGTTATGCAGATTTGGATTAGAAAACATGAATCTACATTGAGACTGTGTGTTCGAATCGGGTGGGGGTTGTTGTGGTCGGTTTATGTAGGGTTTGTTTTGTGTAGTCTGTTAGTTTTTGCATTTGTTGTTAGTGGTGTTATGTTGAAGTGTATGATTGAAGAGCCGGTTCAGATAACCCGACAGTTGAGTTTTGATTATACGAAAGATAGTCCTACAGCTTTTGTGCCGGTAATGTCATGTCCCAAGTCGTCGTTTTTGGAATCTGGTGAACTGATTTGGTATGGGTGTGGTGCGGGATCGCGGGTTATACCTCTTGATCATAAAGTGCGTGGGACGGTGTCGTTAACTTTGCCGGAATCGGACTACAATAGAAATCTTGGGATCTTCCAG GTCCGGGTCGACTTTCTTAATGGTGACGGTAAATGCCTCTTTAGCACTAGACAGCCGTGTATGCTTCGATACAAAAGTCAACCCATCCGCCTTCTGTTGACTTTTCTAAAGTTAGCACCTTTAATCACCGGCTACTCATCAGAAGCCCAAACGCTCAACATGAAGTTTAGCGGATATACAGAAGGAACCGTTCCCACGTCCTGCTTGAGGGTAATTCTGGAACAACGAGCCGAATTCACACGAGGAGCCGGTGTTCCTGTCATATACGCAGCATCTTTAAAGCTCGAGTCTGAACCACCGTTTTTGAAAAGGATTTTGTGGTCTTGGAAATGGACCATATACATATGGGTTGCGGTTATGATTTTTGTGGTCGAGTTATTGTTCACCGTTGTATGCTGCTGCACGCCAGTTATCGTTCCACGGCTGCAGCCAAGGCGGGTCTAA